A segment of the Candidatus Andeanibacterium colombiense genome:
GTTGCGCAGATTTTCCCTGCAAGCCCCGGCGGGCTCCGCTAACGGGTCTGCGATGAGCAATGAAGAGACCCTCAAGGCCCGCCTCCCCGTGCTTGCGCTGGAGCGCCTGCAATCCCTCAAGCTTAAGGACGGCATCGCGACGCTGATCCTCGACGCGGGCGGGCTCGACATGCTCGCGCGCGACCGGATGGAGGTCGCGGTGAAGGACACGCTGCGCGATGCGGAGGGCATCTCCGAAGTGCGCGTCGCGATGATGGCCGACCGGCCTGCACCCAAGACGCGGCGGATCGTCGCGATCGGATCGGGCAAGGGCGGGGTCGGCAAATCGACCCTCACCGCCAATCTCGCGGTCGCGCTCAAGCGCGCCGGGCGCAAGGTCGGGATCGTCGATGCCGATATTTACGGTCCGTCGCAGCCGACCTTGCTCGACACCAAGGACGAGCGTCCACGGGCCGAGAACAACAAGCTCATCCCGGTGCCGACCCCCAGCGGGGTGCCGGTGCTGTCGATGGGCTATCTGGTCGAACCGGGCCGCGCGATCGCGTGGCGCGGGCCGATGGCGGGCAATGCGCTGGGCCAGCTGATCGATGCCGACTGGGGCGATGTCGAAGTGCTGCTGGTCGATCTGCCGCCCGGCACCGGCGATGTCCAGCTGACCATGCTGCAGCGGTTCAAGCCGGCGGGCGCGATCATCATCTCGACCCCGCAGGATCTCGCGCTGATCGACGCAAGCCGCGCGATGCAGTTCTTCGAGACCGGCGGCATCCCGATCATCGGGATCGTCGAGAACATGGCCGGCTATGCCTGCCCGCATTGCGGCGAGATCAGCGATCCGTTCGGCGTGGGCGGGGCGGAACATGTCGCGGTGGAAAAGAACATCCCGTTCCTCGGCCGCGTGCCGCTGACCCTCGCGATCCGCACCGCGAGCGACGAGGGCCATCCGCCCGCAGCGGGCGACGGACCGGAAGCCGAAGCCTTCGCCGCGATCGCGGACGGGCTGATCGAGTGGCTGGACCGGTAACACGCGGGGCGCGGGCAGCCGGTGGAAAGAACAATTTTCCTACTCCATCCGAATCTGCCACGGATGGGCGATGAACCCGGCATGCGATCCTGCCTCGGCGCCGAAAGCCATAGCCCGCGAAGCGGCGATTTCGCGCAGCACCCGAGGTGTCACCCTCATGCCGGAAAACACCGGGATTCTGCGGGTTTCGAGCTCGGACAGCACTACGGACATCCGTCACTTGTGTAACCCCCAACCGCGCGGAAGGGCCGGGGCCTGATGCACGTCACCCGGCGAGGAGTGCTGGTGGGGGCCGCGGCGGGCGGCGGGTTGATCGCCTTCTGGGCCCTCGGCCCGCGCCGCTACGCCGCCCCGCTTGCCGCCGGGCAGGGCGAGGTCGCGTTCGATGCCTGGCTGAAGATCGGGCGCGACGGGATCGTCACCGTGGCGGTGCCGCAGCTCGAGATGGGCCAGGGCGTCACCACGATCCTGCCGCAGGTGGTCGCGATGGAACTCGGGGCGGACTGGCGCCAGGTCGCGGTCGAGCCCGCGCCGGTCAGCGGCGCCTATCCGAACCTGCCGCTGGCCGCCGAATGGGCGCCGTTGTGGAAGCCGCTGATCCCGATCCTGGCCGACCGGCCCGGCGATCTGCTGGTGCGCCACTATGCGCAGGGTCACCGCTTCATGGTGACGGCGGACGGCACCTCGCTCGCCGCGTACGAAGAGCCCTGCCGCAATGCCGCCGCCAGCGCGCGGGCGATGCTGGCCAAGGCCGCGGCCGACC
Coding sequences within it:
- a CDS encoding Mrp/NBP35 family ATP-binding protein; protein product: MSNEETLKARLPVLALERLQSLKLKDGIATLILDAGGLDMLARDRMEVAVKDTLRDAEGISEVRVAMMADRPAPKTRRIVAIGSGKGGVGKSTLTANLAVALKRAGRKVGIVDADIYGPSQPTLLDTKDERPRAENNKLIPVPTPSGVPVLSMGYLVEPGRAIAWRGPMAGNALGQLIDADWGDVEVLLVDLPPGTGDVQLTMLQRFKPAGAIIISTPQDLALIDASRAMQFFETGGIPIIGIVENMAGYACPHCGEISDPFGVGGAEHVAVEKNIPFLGRVPLTLAIRTASDEGHPPAAGDGPEAEAFAAIADGLIEWLDR